A single Crateriforma conspicua DNA region contains:
- a CDS encoding nitronate monooxygenase, with amino-acid sequence MFSSDATAQEPVLIQGGMGAAVSNWRLAKAVAMTGQLGVVSGTAMDVVLSRRLQLGDPGGHMRRALADFPFPEMARRILDKFYVPDGKAADQPFRGAMVITDTPTTSQLELVVVANFVEVWLAKEDHDGPIGINLLEKIQTPTLASLYGAMLAGVDYVLMGAGIPKFIPGALDRLSRGEAAELPLHILDADQPVYSRFDPVAFGAGEITWLNRPKFLAIVASATLASMLAKKSTGKVDGFIIEGPTAGGHNAPPRGRTELNDRGEPVYGRRDVVKLAEIAKIGLPFWLAGSYGSADAIEQAIAEGATGVQVGTPFAFCQESGLSDGIKTEVIQRAREGKLDVHTDPLASPTGFPFKVLQLNDTMSELPIYQERKRICDLGFLRQGYVREDGKTGWRCPAEPVDDYVRKGGKVEDTVGRKCVCNGLLADIGLAQTRKSGETELPLVTSGNDVVNIGRFLPSDDATAYSAADVVETLLTKMPAAEVATTV; translated from the coding sequence GTGTTTTCATCCGACGCCACTGCACAAGAACCCGTTCTGATCCAAGGTGGCATGGGTGCCGCCGTGTCCAATTGGCGGCTCGCCAAAGCGGTTGCCATGACCGGGCAATTGGGTGTCGTTTCGGGGACCGCGATGGACGTCGTTTTGTCGCGACGTTTGCAATTGGGCGACCCCGGCGGACACATGCGTCGGGCTCTTGCGGATTTCCCCTTTCCCGAGATGGCCCGACGAATTTTGGACAAGTTCTATGTGCCCGACGGCAAGGCGGCCGACCAGCCGTTTCGCGGCGCGATGGTGATCACCGACACGCCGACGACGTCACAGTTGGAATTGGTGGTGGTGGCAAACTTTGTCGAAGTCTGGCTGGCCAAAGAAGATCACGACGGCCCGATCGGCATCAACCTGTTGGAAAAGATTCAAACCCCAACATTGGCATCCCTGTACGGCGCCATGCTCGCCGGGGTCGATTACGTGCTGATGGGTGCAGGGATCCCGAAATTCATTCCCGGTGCACTGGATCGTTTGTCGCGTGGCGAAGCGGCCGAATTACCGCTGCACATTTTGGACGCCGACCAACCGGTTTATTCGCGTTTCGATCCCGTCGCTTTCGGTGCCGGTGAAATCACTTGGCTGAACCGTCCCAAATTCTTGGCCATCGTCGCATCGGCAACGTTGGCATCCATGCTGGCCAAAAAATCAACGGGCAAGGTCGATGGCTTCATCATCGAAGGCCCAACCGCCGGCGGTCACAACGCGCCGCCGCGTGGCCGTACGGAGTTGAACGATCGCGGCGAACCGGTTTATGGACGACGCGACGTGGTGAAGCTGGCGGAGATCGCAAAAATCGGACTGCCGTTCTGGTTGGCAGGATCTTACGGTTCGGCTGATGCGATCGAACAAGCCATCGCCGAAGGCGCGACCGGCGTCCAGGTGGGAACTCCATTCGCGTTCTGTCAAGAATCAGGACTGAGCGACGGAATCAAAACCGAAGTCATCCAGCGTGCTCGTGAAGGCAAGCTGGACGTTCACACCGACCCTCTTGCTTCGCCAACCGGGTTCCCGTTCAAAGTTTTGCAACTGAACGACACGATGTCCGAGTTGCCAATCTACCAAGAGCGTAAACGCATTTGCGACCTTGGATTTCTGCGACAAGGCTACGTGCGTGAAGACGGCAAAACCGGCTGGCGTTGTCCTGCCGAACCCGTCGATGACTACGTCCGCAAAGGCGGCAAGGTGGAAGACACCGTCGGCCGAAAGTGCGTCTGCAATGGCTTGCTGGCCGATATCGGATTGGCACAAACGCGCAAGTCGGGCGAAACCGAATTGCCGTTGGTGACAAGCGGCAACGACGTGGTGAACATCGGCCGTTTCCTGCCGAGCGACGACGCCACCGCT
- a CDS encoding WD40 repeat domain-containing serine/threonine protein kinase gives MSDLSFDSKPDIASVVREFEDALRAGRQPRIEDYRHFVIDSARPELIAQLKAIRQRVEAEKPHRIELPANGAAEPNANHIRPNRHGEDLTTIRTQAGSLASSTPVVGNRTVKGTTTAADSGLGRVAVPEQVLGGYRLVREVGRGGMGVVFEGRDVKLNKRVAIKVLPYASTMSVSTRTRFENEARAAAQLDHPNIVPVYAFGIDEGTHYYSMKFIEGQNLSELITLITQTISQSLRKKQQDGSTQAEHREHVRPDSDTYRSAGSTRFTSAITSKGSTGDHAYLVAFARVGQQVADALHYSHNRGIVHRDVKPSNLLIDEEGKVWVSDFGLAQVQGEAGVTRPGDMVGTLRYMSPEQAYAQRVVVDHRADLFSLGATLYELLTLRHAFDGRTRSEILHQIAFEDPPSPHKLNPKIPLDLDTVVMKLLSKNPDDRYQSAGELAEDLAAWQRNEPIKARRPSLMKRTRNWARRHRTMVIATSSVAAAFTLAAVGSMAFAIQVQKKAVIETQQRNTALTSALRRSEGRRLTAQASLELDSAPRLAIELAAMGAKLAPGPEANNILLSAIDRNHERLLMRGSDAPLGCITYSPDGKWLVTTGWAGDITRANEPARLYESDTGSPAGVFGQGSRVTSATFSPDGTRLLLVQDIDDTPTVSVWDVRRQVQLAELPGAIADRVDRTAFSPVDGPTRIVMPAQNNTFHVYNAAGDLLQTLTGHAGAARYATFSPDGSQIATIGGDDTVRIWDAKTGEPLRVLDEWKSRLPGLDFDLVDGVEFHPDGTSLLTSSSVLGCDLWDLSTLDRRPIHHKGVGTFSPDGQQIAVVITDNVTVVNAQTLDTMCAWSTPGNVADIDFSPDGNSIATCGDDERVQLRDSLSGDLIAELKGHQKYIDDVAFHPNGQQLASAARDATARSWYCDSGLHRSRFATGVERANTVVRFAPDGATVTATTTPRRGTSVFDAQTGRHVTTVSGNPFYAYPESNSGSADVFATGSAHQITVWDKSSGEAIASLDRRLEGIKDLRLSRDGKIVAVNAGVQSGLWHWETDQFHRFEDVRIDSLDFSPDGSSVITSCDDSTIQRWDTSDATLQATDSMDFVIERVRYSPTGEQILVSGEDFELHLLDAKDWNSVRRIDHSDKRFYESIFTYDGRYLVTYESIRGSLYAWNCETGELDDEVDHPGGLISVATDSSKPKLWVGSDQSGLYQWQIGSGELQPVQVLIPTDPQSETATKIQSVGSLCVDSDGSIIIASHPQHRSTVTRRPRPGEPVRISMLVKIREDGTVVWHQKLHDHALLRIRNGRNDSMIVAEDVQFGAERLDVDTGQVITSYRGHAAPVSSIHLSVSARQVVTTSWDGSVAVWNLETGDLIDRIDLGADPILVSAISDDQKRLAYGTRAGQVGVIDLAERRIHPFGQLEQPIRQLSFAAFAARLVARDDGGDWRVWDVALGQPVTMPLAESRLSTAMFQPNGSQLLVSGSPLGGPPVAAPQQIMPDGQSQLLPNYDSRPKQLSYGPDGRSILGVYGRRIRILDTQSSDDRFAKSIDWKTPIDGYQLLPNSGLIAIRHRDSIGVYQTDGREVISAHDDFTFQSATAVGQLDLISPDARWIISIDRSGHWRRIPVDPSTHAVRLPERPLNATEQARYGLDDTWQLLSPVGKTAPDGVPRDDAVDESAQ, from the coding sequence ATGTCTGATCTGTCCTTTGATTCCAAACCGGACATCGCGTCGGTCGTCCGCGAATTCGAAGACGCACTGCGGGCGGGTCGCCAGCCCCGGATCGAAGATTATCGACACTTCGTCATCGATTCGGCGCGGCCCGAACTGATCGCACAGTTGAAGGCGATACGCCAGAGAGTTGAAGCCGAAAAGCCCCATCGCATCGAACTGCCCGCCAACGGTGCCGCCGAACCAAATGCCAATCACATCCGCCCCAACCGTCACGGCGAAGACCTAACGACCATTCGCACCCAAGCGGGCTCCCTCGCGTCGTCCACCCCGGTCGTCGGCAATCGGACGGTCAAAGGCACCACCACCGCGGCCGATAGCGGTTTGGGACGCGTCGCGGTTCCCGAACAGGTCCTGGGCGGCTATCGACTGGTTCGTGAAGTCGGCCGTGGCGGGATGGGCGTCGTCTTTGAAGGACGCGATGTCAAACTGAACAAGCGGGTGGCCATCAAAGTGCTTCCCTATGCGTCGACCATGAGTGTGTCGACGCGAACGCGTTTCGAAAACGAAGCCCGCGCCGCGGCGCAGTTGGATCATCCCAACATCGTTCCGGTCTATGCGTTCGGCATTGACGAGGGCACGCATTATTATTCGATGAAGTTCATCGAAGGCCAGAACTTGTCCGAGTTGATCACGTTGATCACCCAAACGATTTCACAATCGTTACGCAAGAAGCAGCAAGACGGATCGACCCAGGCCGAACATCGCGAACACGTGCGTCCGGATTCGGACACTTATCGATCCGCAGGATCGACACGATTCACCAGTGCCATCACGTCCAAAGGCAGCACGGGTGACCACGCATACTTGGTCGCATTTGCCCGCGTCGGCCAGCAAGTGGCTGATGCACTTCACTATTCGCACAACCGCGGCATCGTTCACCGCGACGTCAAACCATCCAACCTGTTGATCGATGAGGAGGGAAAGGTTTGGGTTTCCGACTTTGGCCTTGCACAAGTTCAGGGCGAAGCCGGTGTGACCCGTCCGGGCGACATGGTCGGCACGCTGCGTTACATGAGTCCCGAACAAGCTTACGCACAGCGGGTCGTGGTCGATCATCGCGCCGATTTGTTTTCGTTGGGCGCGACGTTGTACGAATTGTTGACGCTGCGACACGCATTTGATGGTCGGACCCGCAGCGAGATCCTTCACCAGATCGCCTTCGAAGATCCTCCGTCGCCCCACAAGTTGAATCCAAAGATCCCTTTGGATCTGGACACGGTGGTGATGAAGCTGTTGTCCAAGAATCCGGATGACCGTTATCAAAGCGCAGGCGAATTGGCCGAAGACTTGGCGGCTTGGCAACGCAACGAGCCGATCAAGGCGCGACGCCCAAGTTTGATGAAGCGAACACGCAATTGGGCGCGGCGACACCGAACCATGGTGATCGCCACGTCGTCGGTCGCCGCCGCTTTCACACTGGCCGCCGTCGGGTCGATGGCTTTCGCGATTCAGGTCCAAAAGAAAGCGGTCATCGAAACGCAACAGCGAAACACGGCCCTGACGTCCGCGCTGCGAAGGTCGGAAGGCCGTCGCTTGACCGCCCAAGCGTCACTGGAATTGGACTCCGCACCACGTTTGGCCATCGAACTGGCGGCAATGGGGGCGAAACTGGCCCCCGGCCCGGAAGCCAACAACATCCTATTGTCTGCCATCGATCGCAATCACGAACGTCTGCTGATGCGTGGTTCCGATGCGCCGCTGGGCTGCATCACCTACAGCCCCGATGGCAAATGGCTGGTCACCACCGGTTGGGCCGGCGACATCACGCGGGCAAATGAACCCGCACGACTGTATGAATCGGATACCGGAAGCCCCGCCGGTGTTTTCGGTCAGGGGTCCCGCGTTACTTCGGCAACGTTTTCCCCCGACGGGACGCGACTGTTGTTGGTCCAGGACATTGACGACACGCCGACCGTTTCAGTTTGGGACGTGCGTCGCCAAGTCCAATTGGCCGAATTACCCGGCGCGATCGCCGACCGCGTGGATCGCACCGCTTTCAGTCCGGTCGACGGCCCAACCAGGATCGTCATGCCGGCACAGAACAATACTTTCCACGTGTACAACGCCGCCGGCGATTTGTTGCAAACGCTGACGGGACACGCGGGAGCAGCCCGGTACGCCACATTCAGCCCGGACGGTTCGCAAATCGCAACGATCGGGGGCGACGACACGGTGCGAATTTGGGACGCAAAGACTGGTGAACCGCTGCGTGTGCTGGACGAGTGGAAATCACGACTGCCGGGACTGGACTTTGATCTGGTCGACGGTGTGGAGTTTCATCCCGACGGAACATCGCTGTTGACCAGTTCGTCCGTTTTGGGATGCGACCTGTGGGATCTTTCCACCCTTGATCGCCGCCCGATTCATCACAAGGGCGTGGGCACGTTCAGTCCCGACGGGCAACAAATCGCGGTCGTCATCACCGACAACGTCACCGTCGTCAACGCACAAACACTGGATACCATGTGTGCATGGTCGACGCCCGGCAATGTTGCCGACATCGATTTCAGCCCCGATGGAAATTCGATCGCGACGTGTGGCGACGATGAACGAGTCCAGCTCCGTGACAGCCTTTCGGGTGACTTGATCGCCGAACTGAAGGGACACCAGAAGTACATTGATGATGTCGCTTTTCATCCAAACGGTCAGCAACTAGCCTCCGCGGCTCGCGACGCGACCGCGCGCTCGTGGTACTGTGACAGTGGATTGCACCGGAGCCGATTCGCCACAGGCGTCGAAAGGGCGAACACGGTGGTCCGATTCGCCCCCGACGGTGCAACGGTTACCGCGACCACGACCCCGCGCCGGGGTACGAGCGTTTTTGATGCCCAGACCGGACGCCATGTCACCACGGTCAGCGGCAATCCATTCTATGCGTATCCAGAATCCAACAGCGGATCGGCCGACGTTTTTGCCACCGGCAGTGCGCACCAGATCACCGTCTGGGACAAGTCATCGGGCGAAGCAATCGCTTCGTTGGACCGACGCCTGGAAGGCATCAAAGACCTGCGGCTTAGCCGTGACGGCAAAATCGTAGCGGTCAACGCCGGAGTTCAAAGCGGCTTGTGGCACTGGGAAACCGATCAATTCCATCGCTTTGAAGACGTGCGAATTGATAGCCTGGATTTTTCACCGGATGGGTCCTCCGTGATAACGTCGTGCGACGATAGCACCATCCAACGGTGGGACACATCCGACGCCACGCTTCAAGCGACCGATTCGATGGATTTCGTCATCGAACGTGTCCGCTACAGCCCCACCGGCGAACAGATTCTGGTTAGCGGCGAAGACTTTGAACTGCATTTGCTGGACGCAAAGGATTGGAATTCGGTCCGACGTATCGACCACAGTGACAAACGCTTTTATGAGTCCATCTTTACTTACGACGGACGCTATTTAGTCACCTACGAATCCATCCGCGGTTCGCTTTACGCGTGGAACTGTGAAACGGGTGAACTGGACGATGAAGTCGATCACCCTGGCGGTCTGATCTCCGTCGCCACTGATTCGTCGAAACCGAAACTGTGGGTCGGCAGCGATCAAAGCGGACTTTATCAATGGCAAATCGGGTCGGGCGAATTGCAACCAGTGCAGGTTTTGATCCCGACAGATCCGCAATCCGAAACCGCCACCAAGATTCAATCGGTCGGGTCGCTTTGCGTGGATTCGGACGGAAGCATCATCATCGCTTCCCACCCACAGCATCGCAGCACGGTGACACGTCGCCCACGTCCGGGCGAACCCGTTCGCATTTCGATGTTGGTCAAGATTCGCGAAGACGGAACCGTTGTTTGGCATCAAAAGCTTCACGACCACGCGTTACTGCGTATTCGAAACGGCCGCAACGATTCGATGATCGTCGCGGAAGACGTTCAGTTCGGTGCCGAACGATTGGACGTCGATACGGGTCAAGTCATCACGTCCTATCGTGGACACGCCGCACCGGTGTCGTCGATCCATCTGTCGGTGTCGGCCCGTCAGGTCGTCACCACCAGTTGGGATGGATCGGTCGCCGTATGGAATCTGGAGACGGGCGATCTGATTGACCGAATCGATCTGGGGGCGGACCCGATTCTGGTGTCGGCGATCAGCGATGACCAAAAACGATTGGCGTATGGAACCCGCGCGGGACAAGTCGGCGTGATCGATTTGGCGGAGCGGCGCATTCATCCCTTCGGCCAGTTGGAACAGCCCATTCGCCAGCTCAGTTTTGCAGCGTTTGCCGCACGTTTGGTCGCCCGCGACGACGGCGGTGATTGGCGAGTTTGGGATGTCGCGTTGGGACAACCGGTCACGATGCCTTTGGCCGAAAGTCGGCTATCAACCGCGATGTTCCAACCCAATGGCAGCCAGCTTCTGGTCAGCGGTTCACCGCTGGGCGGCCCACCTGTGGCGGCACCGCAGCAGATCATGCCCGACGGACAATCCCAATTGCTTCCGAACTATGATTCGCGTCCCAAGCAACTGTCCTACGGTCCCGACGGCCGTTCGATCTTGGGAGTTTATGGTCGCCGAATTCGAATTCTTGACACCCAGTCCAGTGACGATCGTTTTGCCAAGTCCATCGATTGGAAGACACCGATCGATGGATACCAGTTGCTTCCCAATTCGGGTCTGATCGCGATTCGTCATCGGGATTCGATCGGCGTCTATCAAACCGATGGGCGCGAAGTGATTTCGGCCCATGACGACTTCACATTCCAGTCGGCAACGGCGGTCGGCCAACTGGATTTGATCAGCCCCGACGCACGCTGGATCATCAGCATCGACCGCAGCGGACATTGGCGACGCATCCCGGTCGATCCCTCCACCCACGCGGTGCGATTGCCCGAGCGTCCGTTGAACGCAACGGAGCAAGCCCGTTACGGGTTGGACGATACCTGGCAATTGCTGTCACCGGTCGGAAAGACCGCACCTGACGGCGTCCCGCGTGACGATGCCGTGGATGAATCGGCACAATAA
- a CDS encoding MBL fold metallo-hydrolase RNA specificity domain-containing protein, whose product MATIRFCGAAGTVTGSCSLIQTAGSAFLVDCGLFQGNRTTQDLNYQPFPFDVNSVKFLLLTHAHIDHSGLIPKLVKAGFDGPIFATEPTCDLLQFMLPDSAYIQESNVERLNRKRRRMGLDLLEPIYTKDDASKALALCRTVQYEQWINVAEGIEARYWNAGHLLGSASIEVRIDGKEAGESDRPLRMLFSGDLGPEEKAFHPEPDAPQSFDYIVCESTYGNRDREDYTLENRREAMKQELTTALNRGGNVVIPSFAVERSQELLHDIGYLLATNQIPDAKVYLDSPLARRATEVFIKHAGDLEDIELPAAELFRHPNFRLVQSVDESKSLNKVTKGAIIISASGMCTAGRIKHHLANNIFRKEATILFVGYQSPGTLGHIITSGAKDVRIHGKQYHVAAAIRRIGNYSAHADQGELIDWILQRGDVSQAIFLNHGEDDARETLRQLLIEKGWDADSVYAPGFDEVFELVAGKVKSQGVAEHRIDTAELRRDWYNDYAAFILELGRRLETTDDVATRHAMIDRVRRALD is encoded by the coding sequence ATGGCGACCATCCGTTTTTGTGGTGCAGCCGGGACCGTGACCGGTTCCTGTTCACTGATCCAGACTGCCGGCAGTGCCTTTTTGGTCGACTGTGGTTTATTCCAGGGAAACCGGACCACCCAGGATCTGAATTATCAGCCGTTTCCGTTTGACGTGAATTCGGTGAAGTTCCTGTTGCTGACCCATGCCCATATCGACCACAGCGGTTTGATTCCCAAGCTGGTCAAAGCAGGCTTTGACGGTCCTATTTTTGCAACCGAGCCAACCTGTGACCTGTTGCAATTCATGTTGCCCGATTCGGCGTACATCCAAGAATCCAATGTCGAACGTTTGAACCGGAAACGTCGACGCATGGGCCTGGACTTGCTCGAACCGATCTACACCAAAGACGATGCGTCCAAAGCCTTGGCGTTATGCCGAACGGTCCAATACGAACAATGGATCAACGTGGCCGAGGGGATCGAGGCCCGGTACTGGAACGCCGGCCACCTGTTGGGGTCTGCGTCGATCGAAGTGCGCATCGACGGGAAAGAAGCCGGAGAATCGGACCGCCCGTTGCGGATGCTGTTTTCCGGCGATTTGGGGCCCGAGGAAAAGGCGTTTCACCCGGAACCCGATGCCCCGCAAAGCTTTGACTACATCGTCTGCGAAAGCACCTATGGCAATCGCGATCGAGAAGACTACACCCTGGAAAATCGCCGCGAAGCGATGAAACAGGAACTGACCACCGCGCTGAACCGCGGCGGAAATGTCGTGATCCCGTCGTTTGCGGTGGAACGCAGCCAAGAACTACTGCACGACATCGGCTATTTGCTGGCAACCAATCAGATTCCCGATGCCAAGGTGTATTTGGATTCGCCCCTGGCACGCCGCGCGACCGAGGTCTTCATCAAACATGCGGGTGATTTAGAAGACATCGAATTGCCCGCCGCGGAACTGTTCCGCCACCCCAATTTTCGGCTGGTCCAAAGCGTGGACGAAAGCAAGTCACTGAACAAAGTGACCAAGGGCGCGATCATCATATCGGCCAGTGGGATGTGCACCGCGGGACGGATCAAGCACCATTTGGCCAACAATATTTTTCGCAAAGAAGCCACGATTTTATTTGTCGGATATCAGTCACCCGGCACGCTGGGGCACATCATCACCAGCGGTGCCAAGGATGTTCGCATCCACGGAAAACAGTACCACGTCGCCGCTGCGATCCGGCGGATCGGCAACTACAGCGCACATGCCGATCAAGGCGAACTGATCGATTGGATTCTGCAGCGGGGCGATGTGTCCCAGGCAATCTTCTTGAATCACGGCGAAGATGACGCCCGTGAAACGCTTCGTCAGTTGTTGATCGAAAAAGGCTGGGATGCCGACAGCGTGTATGCCCCCGGTTTCGACGAAGTGTTCGAACTGGTCGCCGGAAAGGTCAAATCGCAGGGCGTAGCCGAGCACCGAATTGATACCGCGGAATTGCGGCGTGACTGGTACAACGACTATGCCGCCTTCATTTTGGAATTGGGGCGACGGCTGGAAACGACCGACGACGTGGCGACGCGGCATGCGATGATCGATCGTGTGCGTCGTGCCCTGGATTAG
- a CDS encoding glycogen/starch/alpha-glucan phosphorylase: protein MSTPVLDSNPSEELLADFPLELRRHLNITLGCESEPVDPSYVYRATALAVRDRLVDSWRRTQAKMHHSDQRKVFYLSLEFLIGRSLCNAIQNLDVDEEAHAAIHQYGLRLEEVAEQEYDAGLGNGGLGRLAACFLDSCANLKLPVVGYGIRYEYGMFNQRISDGRQIEEPDHWLRDGNPWEIERHEDARQIHFYGRVEHYHDANGKARTRWADCHDITAVPFDMPIPGYRNDTVNTLRLWKATASDAFNLTEFNAGSYTEAVAEKNLAENISMVLYPNDASENGKELRLKQQYFLVSASLQDVIAQWVEQHGEDFSEFGAKHCFQLNDTHPACAVPELMRLLIDEHGLEWDQAWKITTQCMAYTNHTLLPEALERWSVSLFSHLLPRLMEIVYEINARFLADVEKKWPGDTEMRRKMSLIEEGDHPHIRMAYLAIVGSFSVNGVAGLHTQLLKNGLFHDFYTLWPKKFNNKTNGVTQRRWLAHCNPGLRQLLDETIGSGWENDLSLIKNLHPYASDASFRERWREIKKANKERLAEAVMQRTGIAFDTSAMFDVQVKRIHEYKRQLLNTLHVIHLYDRIMRGDTEGMVPRCVLIGGKAAPGYHLAKLIVKLINDVSSTIKGDRRADELLKFVFYPNYRVSSMEIICPATELSEQISTAGKEASGTGNMKFMMNGALTIGTLDGANIEIRENAGEENFFLFGLDADGVQKTRLDYRPNEIIAADPDIQRIMQLLESGHFNRSEPGIFDVLSSGLRNPHDPWLTIADLRGYIDAQQKVSETYADPETWDRMSILNTAGSGWFSSDRTIQQYADEIWNVGPMA, encoded by the coding sequence ATGTCCACGCCTGTTCTTGATTCCAATCCTTCCGAAGAACTGCTGGCTGACTTTCCTCTTGAACTGCGTCGCCATCTGAACATCACGTTGGGCTGCGAATCCGAACCGGTGGACCCTTCCTACGTTTACCGCGCGACCGCTCTGGCCGTTCGTGATCGTTTGGTGGATTCGTGGCGTCGAACCCAGGCCAAGATGCACCACAGCGACCAACGCAAGGTGTTTTACCTGTCGCTGGAATTCTTGATCGGACGATCGCTGTGCAACGCGATCCAGAATCTGGACGTCGATGAAGAAGCACATGCGGCGATTCACCAGTACGGTTTGCGTCTGGAGGAAGTGGCCGAGCAGGAATATGACGCCGGACTGGGGAACGGCGGTCTTGGACGCTTGGCTGCCTGTTTCTTGGACAGTTGTGCCAACCTGAAACTGCCCGTGGTCGGATATGGCATCCGATACGAATACGGCATGTTCAACCAACGCATCAGCGATGGTCGTCAGATCGAAGAACCCGATCACTGGTTGCGGGACGGCAATCCCTGGGAAATCGAGCGACACGAAGACGCGCGTCAGATCCATTTCTATGGTCGCGTGGAACATTATCACGACGCCAACGGCAAAGCACGGACCCGATGGGCCGACTGTCACGACATCACCGCGGTCCCGTTCGATATGCCGATCCCCGGTTATCGCAATGACACGGTCAACACGTTGCGATTGTGGAAAGCCACCGCGTCGGACGCGTTCAATCTGACCGAATTCAACGCCGGCAGTTACACCGAGGCGGTTGCCGAGAAGAACTTGGCCGAGAACATTTCCATGGTGTTGTATCCCAACGATGCCAGCGAAAACGGTAAAGAACTGCGTCTGAAGCAACAGTACTTTTTGGTTTCGGCAAGCCTGCAGGATGTCATCGCCCAGTGGGTCGAACAGCATGGCGAAGATTTTTCGGAATTCGGCGCCAAACACTGCTTCCAATTGAACGACACACACCCCGCGTGTGCCGTTCCCGAACTGATGCGTCTGTTGATCGACGAGCATGGTTTGGAATGGGATCAGGCCTGGAAGATCACCACGCAGTGCATGGCCTACACCAACCACACCCTGTTGCCCGAAGCGCTGGAACGTTGGTCAGTGTCGCTGTTCAGTCACCTGTTACCACGCTTGATGGAAATCGTTTACGAAATCAACGCCCGATTCCTGGCGGATGTTGAAAAGAAGTGGCCCGGCGACACGGAAATGCGTCGCAAGATGTCTTTGATCGAAGAAGGCGATCACCCACACATCCGCATGGCGTATTTGGCCATCGTCGGCAGCTTCAGCGTCAATGGTGTTGCCGGATTGCACACCCAGTTGCTGAAGAACGGTTTGTTCCACGATTTTTACACGCTGTGGCCCAAGAAATTTAACAACAAGACCAATGGCGTGACTCAACGTCGATGGCTGGCTCACTGCAACCCAGGCCTGCGTCAGCTTTTGGACGAAACGATCGGCAGCGGATGGGAAAACGATCTCAGCCTGATCAAGAATCTGCATCCCTATGCCAGTGATGCTTCGTTCCGCGAGCGTTGGCGTGAGATCAAGAAGGCGAACAAAGAACGTTTGGCCGAAGCCGTGATGCAACGCACCGGCATCGCCTTTGACACGTCCGCCATGTTCGATGTTCAAGTCAAACGGATCCACGAATACAAGCGTCAGTTGTTGAATACGCTGCACGTGATCCACCTGTACGATCGCATCATGCGTGGCGATACCGAAGGCATGGTGCCCCGCTGTGTCCTGATCGGTGGCAAAGCGGCACCTGGATATCACTTGGCTAAATTGATCGTCAAGCTGATCAACGACGTGTCCAGCACGATCAAGGGTGATCGCCGCGCCGACGAACTGCTGAAATTCGTTTTCTATCCGAACTATCGTGTGTCATCGATGGAAATCATCTGCCCGGCGACGGAGTTGTCCGAGCAAATTTCCACCGCCGGTAAAGAAGCCAGCGGCACCGGCAATATGAAGTTCATGATGAACGGTGCGTTGACGATCGGGACACTGGATGGTGCGAACATCGAGATCCGTGAAAACGCGGGTGAAGAGAATTTCTTCCTGTTCGGTCTGGATGCCGATGGCGTCCAAAAGACTCGATTGGATTATCGACCGAACGAAATCATCGCCGCCGACCCTGATATCCAGCGGATCATGCAGTTGCTGGAAAGCGGTCACTTTAACCGCAGCGAACCGGGCATCTTTGATGTCTTGTCATCGGGTCTGCGAAACCCCCACGACCCGTGGCTGACGATCGCCGATCTTCGCGGTTACATCGATGCCCAACAGAAGGTTTCCGAGACGTATGCGGATCCCGAAACTTGGGACCGCATGAGCATTCTGAACACCGCCGGCAGCGGTTGGTTCAGCAGCGATCGTACGATCCAGCAATACGCTGACGAAATCTGGAACGTCGGGCCGATGGCCTAA